The Borrelia hispanica CRI genome segment AAAGAACTAGAAGGTAAGATATCGGAGGCTAAGAATGCTGATGGAGTTACAATTGAAGCTGTTAAAGGTGCAATCAAAGGAGCGAATGAAGTTTTTGAACGATTAATTGGTACCTTAACTAAGCTTGTTGGTGCTGCTGGTAGTACTGAGATTGGTGATAATAGTACTGCTGCTGCAGTAGCCGCTGATAAAGATGATGTTAATGCAGTAATTGAGAGTATAAAGACAATTATTGAAGTAGCAAAAAAATCTGATATAGAAATTAAGTCAGGCGATGTTGGTGCTGCTGTTGTTGCCGGTGCTCAATCTAATGCTCCTGCTGTTCTTGGGGGTACTGCTCAAGCTAACTCTGGACCTAAACTTGCTGAAGAAGTGACTAAAGCAGATCCATGGGCAATGATTGATAAGATAAAAATTTCTAAAACTAAAACTGCTGGCAATGCTTCTGATAATGATAGTGCTGGAGAACTAGCTACTGCTAATGCTGCTGGCAACAATGGAGCAGCTGCAAAGACTAATGCTGATCTAGTAGCAGCAGTAGCTCTTAAAGCTATGACTAAAACTGGTAAATTTAGTGCTGTTGCTAATGAAGAGGGTGCAGTTAAAGCAGCAGCAGTAAGTGCAGTAAATAAGGTATTAGGTATATTGGATGTAATAATCAGGAAAACAGTGAAAAGTAATTTAGACAAAATAAGAGAAGCAGTTAAGAGAATAAAATACTCTGAGAGTAGTGGAACTGAGGCTAGTCAATCTGATACTGCTCAAACTACAAATAGACAGTGATTAATAAATTATGTAATGTTAACACTTCTCTGTAATTTAGAGAGGTGTTATTTTTATTAATTGTATTGAGATATCTTAGTTATTTTAAGACATTTAATTACGTTTAATGGCGCGCCCATGTTAATTTAGTATGGCATAAAGATACATTAAGACTTCTAAAAAACCAATATCTTACATAATAAGTATTAGGTTGGATATGATTAGATTTCAGATGTTAGATGCTTAGTGGAGAATCAATAGAATTTGTTAATAAGGGTATGTAAGGCCTTTTTGGTATCAGTTATAACGTAAAGATACTGAGAGTTAAACTCTTAGTATCTTTTGTTTTATTGTGTCGAAAAGATAATATTTTATTTGTGCTAACATTTGTTAATGATTATCCGTTCATTCGTAGCTGTATCCATTTTGTTTTTGTTTATTACTAAGTTTTAAAGAAAAGCTAGCAAAGCTAAAAATAATAATAAAAAACAAGGAGGCGAAGGAAAGGAATGAAAGAGAAGAAAGGAATAGGAAATATAGAAGAGTGTATAAGCGAGTATAGAGAGAAGGGAAGAGAGAAGGGAAGTAAAAGAGTAGTAAAGGGAATAAGAATAAGAGAAGTAATGATGATGATGGTGATGGTAGTGATGATGGGATGTAATAGTGGGGGAGTATTAGAGGCAGAGCAAGGGAAGAATAAATTTTTGCAATCATTAGTTAATGTAAGTAATGAATTTTTGAATGTTTTCACTTCATTTGGGGATATGGTAGGGAGTGTATTGGGGTTGAGTGTTGAGAGTAAGAAGTCTGATGTGGGGAAT includes the following:
- a CDS encoding variable large family protein, whose product is MMVMVMVVMIGCNSGGVKGGEGKVDLAKKNNFLESLVKIGEGFQEIFAGFGSAIGDVLGFNVVKVGDKRSKVGEHFKKIGDGLTTTKNKLKELEGKISEAKNADGVTIEAVKGAIKGANEVFERLIGTLTKLVGAAGSTEIGDNSTAAAVAADKDDVNAVIESIKTIIEVAKKSDIEIKSGDVGAAVVAGAQSNAPAVLGGTAQANSGPKLAEEVTKADPWAMIDKIKISKTKTAGNASDNDSAGELATANAAGNNGAAAKTNADLVAAVALKAMTKTGKFSAVANEEGAVKAAAVSAVNKVLGILDVIIRKTVKSNLDKIREAVKRIKYSESSGTEASQSDTAQTTNRQ